A region of Streptomyces sp. NBC_01750 DNA encodes the following proteins:
- the ppdK gene encoding pyruvate, phosphate dikinase → MSENKDQKFVYDFTEGNRDLKDLLGGKGANLAEMTNLGLPVPPGFTITTEACKVYLDSGTEPAALRDEVSAHLDALERSMGKKLGQADNPLLVSVRSGAKFSMPGMMDTVLNIGLSDESVAGLVQQSGDERFAWDSYRRLIQMFGKTVLGVDGELFEEALEEAKHAKKVTVDTDLDAGDLKKLVKQFKKIVSRDAGRDFPQDPREQMDLAIRSVFESWNTDRAKLYRRQERIPGDLGTAVNICSMVFGNLGPDSGTGVAFTRDPASGHQGVYGDYLQNAQGEDVVAGIRNTVPLADLENIDKQSYDQLMQIMETLETHYKDLCDIEFTIERGQLWMLQTRVGKRTAGAAFRIATQLVDQGLIDEAEALQRVNGAQLAQLMFPRFDDHAKTELLGRGIAASPGAAVGKAVFDSYTAVKWSRSGEKVILIRRETNPDDLDGMIAAEGILTSRGGKTSHAAVVARGMGKTCVCGAEELEVDTKRRRLTVGGTVIEEGDVVSIDGSTGKVYLGEVPVVPSPVVEYFEGRMHAGADDADELVAAVHRIMAYADRVRRLRVRANADNAEDALRARRFGAQGIGLCRTEHMFLGERREMVERLILADTDEEREQALGALLPLQKKDFVELFEAMDGLPVTVRLLDPPLHEFLPDITELSVRVALAEARKDANENDLRLLQAVHKLHEQNPMLGLRGVRLGLVIPGLFAMQVRAIAEAAAERKNAKGDPRAEIMIPLVGTVQELEIVREEADQVIAEVQAATGTDLKLTIGTMIELPRAALTAGQIAEAAQFFSFGTNDLTQTVWGFSRDDVEASFFTAYLEKGIFGVSPFETIDRDGVGSLVRSAVEAGRATRPDLKLGVCGEHGGDPESVHFFHEVGLDYVSCSPFRIPVARLEAGRAAAESKGSDSR, encoded by the coding sequence GTGTCGGAAAACAAAGATCAGAAGTTCGTCTACGACTTCACCGAGGGCAACAGGGACCTCAAGGACCTGCTCGGCGGCAAAGGTGCCAACCTCGCAGAGATGACCAACCTCGGGCTGCCCGTCCCTCCGGGCTTCACCATCACCACCGAGGCGTGCAAGGTCTACCTCGACAGCGGCACCGAGCCCGCCGCGCTGCGCGACGAGGTGAGTGCCCACCTCGACGCCCTCGAGCGGTCGATGGGCAAGAAGCTCGGCCAGGCCGACAACCCCCTTCTGGTATCGGTACGTTCGGGTGCGAAGTTCTCGATGCCGGGCATGATGGACACGGTTCTCAACATCGGCCTCTCCGACGAGTCGGTGGCCGGGCTCGTACAGCAGTCCGGCGATGAGCGCTTCGCCTGGGACTCGTACCGCCGCCTGATCCAGATGTTCGGCAAGACGGTGCTGGGCGTCGACGGCGAACTCTTCGAGGAGGCGCTCGAGGAGGCCAAGCACGCCAAGAAGGTCACCGTCGACACCGACCTCGACGCCGGCGATCTGAAGAAGCTGGTCAAGCAGTTCAAGAAGATCGTCTCCCGTGACGCGGGCCGCGACTTCCCGCAGGACCCGCGTGAGCAGATGGACCTCGCGATCCGCTCGGTCTTCGAGTCCTGGAACACCGACCGCGCCAAGCTCTACCGCCGCCAGGAGCGCATCCCCGGCGACCTCGGCACGGCCGTCAACATCTGCTCCATGGTCTTCGGCAACCTCGGCCCCGACTCCGGCACCGGCGTCGCCTTCACCCGCGACCCCGCCAGCGGCCACCAGGGCGTCTACGGCGACTACCTCCAGAACGCGCAGGGCGAGGACGTCGTCGCCGGTATCCGCAACACGGTGCCGCTCGCCGATCTGGAGAACATCGACAAGCAGTCGTACGACCAGTTGATGCAGATCATGGAGACCCTCGAGACGCACTACAAGGACCTGTGCGACATCGAGTTCACCATTGAGCGCGGCCAGCTGTGGATGCTCCAGACCCGCGTCGGCAAGCGGACCGCGGGCGCGGCCTTCCGTATCGCCACCCAGCTCGTCGACCAGGGCCTCATCGACGAGGCCGAGGCGCTCCAGCGCGTCAACGGCGCGCAGCTCGCGCAGTTGATGTTCCCGCGCTTCGACGACCATGCGAAGACCGAACTGCTCGGCCGCGGTATCGCCGCGTCGCCCGGTGCGGCCGTCGGCAAGGCCGTCTTCGACTCGTACACCGCGGTCAAGTGGTCGCGTTCCGGCGAGAAGGTCATCCTCATCCGCCGTGAGACCAACCCCGACGACCTCGACGGCATGATCGCCGCCGAGGGCATCCTGACCTCGCGCGGTGGCAAGACCTCGCACGCCGCCGTTGTCGCCCGTGGCATGGGCAAGACCTGTGTCTGCGGCGCCGAGGAGCTCGAGGTCGACACCAAGCGGCGCCGGCTGACGGTCGGTGGGACCGTCATCGAGGAGGGTGACGTCGTCTCCATCGACGGCTCCACCGGCAAGGTGTACCTCGGTGAGGTGCCGGTCGTGCCGTCCCCGGTCGTCGAGTACTTCGAGGGCCGGATGCACGCGGGCGCCGACGACGCCGACGAGCTGGTCGCCGCCGTGCACCGGATCATGGCGTACGCGGACCGAGTACGCCGCCTTCGCGTACGGGCCAACGCCGACAACGCCGAGGACGCGCTGCGCGCACGGCGGTTCGGCGCGCAGGGCATCGGCCTGTGCCGCACCGAGCACATGTTCCTCGGTGAGCGCCGCGAGATGGTCGAGCGGCTCATCCTCGCCGACACGGACGAGGAGCGTGAGCAGGCGCTGGGCGCCCTGCTGCCCCTGCAGAAGAAGGACTTCGTCGAGCTGTTCGAGGCGATGGACGGACTGCCCGTCACGGTCCGCCTGCTCGACCCCCCGCTGCACGAGTTCCTGCCCGACATCACCGAGCTGTCGGTACGGGTCGCCCTCGCCGAGGCCCGCAAGGACGCCAACGAGAACGACCTCCGTCTCCTTCAGGCCGTGCACAAGCTCCATGAGCAGAACCCGATGCTGGGCCTGCGCGGTGTACGCCTCGGCCTGGTCATCCCCGGTCTCTTCGCCATGCAGGTACGGGCGATCGCCGAGGCCGCGGCCGAGCGCAAGAACGCCAAGGGCGACCCGCGCGCGGAGATCATGATCCCGCTGGTGGGCACCGTTCAGGAGCTGGAGATCGTCCGCGAGGAGGCCGACCAGGTCATCGCCGAGGTGCAGGCTGCCACCGGCACCGACCTCAAGCTGACCATCGGCACGATGATCGAGCTGCCGCGCGCCGCGCTGACCGCCGGTCAGATCGCCGAGGCCGCCCAGTTCTTCTCGTTCGGTACGAACGACCTCACCCAGACCGTGTGGGGCTTCTCCCGCGACGACGTCGAGGCGAGCTTCTTCACCGCGTACCTGGAGAAGGGCATCTTCGGGGTCTCCCCGTTCGAGACCATCGACAGGGACGGCGTCGGCTCGCTCGTACGCAGCGCTGTCGAGGCCGGCCGGGCCACCCGCCCCGACCTCAAGCTGGGCGTCTGCGGCGAGCACGGCGGTGACCCGGAGTCGGTGCACTTCTTCCACGAGGTGGGTCTGGACTACGTGTCCTGCTCGCCGTTCCGTATCCCGGTGGCGCGCCTCGAGGCCGGCCGGGCCGCGGCCGAGTCGAAGGGCAGCGACTCCCGCTGA
- a CDS encoding ArsR/SmtB family transcription factor yields MLRIHFTGDDLARVRMGARPDALWETILSFHRLRDRRGALVFGEWRSETRARLNGETRLLAALVPPRGYFPDFLTPPEGQSGLDAGLEALRATPVARLHTELALAASDRATVPVLPGRLVALAEGRPEPLARLVGALRGYHRAAVEPYWPHIQARVEADRAVRGRALLDGGADELLTSLPPVLRWRPPVLEADYPVTRELHLDGRGLLLQPSFFCRGTPVVYRDAALPPILVYPAAHSSGPDFSEAGGPSLGKLVGHTRSAVLQAIRFGCTTSELARRAGVSLASASQHAAVLREAGLVVTLRHGNAVLHTLTPLGAALLRGGATAEASGYARNGPVTS; encoded by the coding sequence GTGCTTCGTATCCATTTCACTGGGGACGACCTAGCCAGAGTGCGGATGGGGGCCAGGCCGGATGCTTTGTGGGAAACGATTCTCAGCTTTCACCGATTGCGGGATCGACGCGGCGCACTCGTCTTCGGAGAATGGCGTTCGGAGACCCGGGCCCGGTTGAATGGTGAAACACGCCTGCTTGCCGCGCTGGTACCGCCGCGGGGCTATTTCCCGGACTTCCTGACACCTCCCGAAGGGCAGAGCGGGCTGGACGCGGGCCTGGAGGCGCTGCGTGCCACCCCGGTGGCCCGTCTGCACACCGAACTCGCCCTGGCCGCCTCGGACCGCGCCACGGTGCCCGTGCTGCCCGGCCGGCTCGTCGCGCTCGCCGAGGGCAGGCCCGAGCCGCTCGCCCGGCTCGTGGGGGCTCTGCGCGGCTATCACCGGGCCGCCGTGGAGCCGTACTGGCCGCATATCCAGGCCAGGGTGGAGGCGGACCGTGCCGTGCGAGGCCGCGCGCTGCTCGACGGCGGCGCGGACGAACTGCTCACGTCGCTGCCGCCGGTGCTGCGCTGGCGGCCGCCGGTTCTGGAGGCCGACTATCCCGTCACGCGCGAACTGCACCTGGACGGGCGCGGGTTACTGCTCCAGCCCTCGTTCTTCTGCCGCGGCACACCGGTGGTCTACCGCGACGCCGCGCTCCCGCCGATCCTCGTCTATCCGGCCGCCCACAGCAGCGGGCCGGACTTCAGTGAGGCCGGCGGCCCCTCACTGGGCAAGCTCGTCGGCCACACCCGCTCCGCCGTCCTGCAGGCCATCCGCTTCGGCTGTACGACCAGCGAACTGGCCCGCAGGGCAGGGGTGTCCCTCGCCTCCGCGAGCCAGCACGCGGCCGTCCTGCGGGAGGCGGGCCTGGTGGTGACGCTGCGCCACGGCAACGCCGTCCTGCACACACTCACCCCGCTGGGCGCCGCCCTGTTGCGGGGCGGCGCCACTGCGGAGGCGTCGGGCTACGCCCGGAACGGCCCCGTCACCTCGTAG
- a CDS encoding ABC transporter permease, which translates to MAAMTPTAQAAPAGPRPAPEKAPVRRQRLRQRRRPRVWRGLVLGLAGLYFLVPLLASVVFTVHTPGRGVSFEAYTGILGAEGFTDSLLLSLGLAAATIALVLLLAVPALVAVRLGAPRLRPVVEVMCMLPLVVPPIALVTGITTVLRWGPEHLSRTPLYQTFMAVQDENFPLVLVLAYTVLALPFVYRSLDAGLRAIDVPTLVEAARNCGASWAYVILRVILPNLRTALAGAAFLTLALVLGEFTIAALLGYQPFAVWIVTVSGAQARMSVAVSVLSLLITWALLLLLSRAGNGTRPAKSTATVAAAPSSSKDR; encoded by the coding sequence ATGGCTGCGATGACACCCACCGCCCAGGCCGCGCCTGCCGGGCCCCGCCCCGCACCCGAGAAGGCTCCTGTCCGCCGACAGCGCCTCCGACAGCGCCGCCGGCCGCGCGTCTGGCGCGGACTCGTCCTGGGTCTGGCCGGTCTCTACTTCCTCGTTCCGCTCCTCGCGTCGGTCGTCTTCACGGTGCACACTCCGGGCCGGGGCGTCTCGTTCGAGGCGTACACCGGGATTCTCGGCGCAGAGGGATTCACCGACAGCCTGCTGCTCTCGCTCGGCCTCGCCGCCGCGACCATCGCGCTCGTTCTGCTGCTGGCCGTGCCCGCGCTGGTCGCCGTGCGGCTGGGGGCGCCACGGCTGCGGCCGGTCGTCGAAGTCATGTGCATGCTGCCGTTGGTGGTGCCGCCGATCGCGCTGGTCACCGGGATCACCACGGTGCTGCGCTGGGGACCGGAACATCTCTCCCGCACACCGCTCTACCAGACCTTCATGGCGGTCCAGGACGAGAACTTCCCGCTCGTGCTCGTCCTCGCCTACACGGTGCTGGCCCTGCCGTTCGTGTACCGCTCCCTGGACGCGGGACTGCGCGCCATCGACGTACCGACGCTGGTGGAGGCCGCCCGCAACTGCGGTGCGAGCTGGGCGTACGTCATCCTCCGGGTCATCCTGCCCAATCTGCGCACCGCGCTCGCCGGCGCCGCCTTCCTCACCCTGGCGCTGGTGCTGGGCGAGTTCACCATCGCCGCGCTGCTCGGCTACCAGCCCTTCGCGGTGTGGATCGTCACGGTCTCCGGAGCGCAGGCACGGATGTCGGTGGCCGTCTCCGTCCTCAGTCTTCTGATCACCTGGGCGCTGCTGCTGCTCCTCTCCCGCGCGGGGAACGGCACCCGGCCCGCGAAGAGCACGGCCACCGTGGCCGCCGCGCCCTCCTCCAGCAAGGACCGGTAA
- a CDS encoding ABC transporter ATP-binding protein, whose protein sequence is MSASTATAVARRNETSGATGARVEFRGLRRAFGATVALDGLDLTVEPGELIALLGPSGCGKTTALRVVAGFEQPDAGEVLVDGEDITRVPANRRDAGMVFQSYSLFPNLSARDNVAFGLRVRKMPTAGRNARAAELLALVGLPEHGDRYPHQMSGGQQQRVALARALALEPRVLLLDEPLSALDAKVRLSLREEIRRLQLSLGITTIFVTHDQEEALSMADRVAVLNAGKLEQCAAPAELYERPATPFVAEFVGTMNRLPGRMADDGLVEVAGSRLPVDGEAPQASEVEVLVRPENVTVTADPDGGATVVSASFLGSVTRVLLDLPDGSSVKADLASRDAGALVPGGRAAVGLAQRPVLVVPAR, encoded by the coding sequence ATGTCTGCAAGCACAGCGACCGCCGTCGCGCGGCGGAACGAGACCTCCGGCGCGACCGGCGCCCGGGTCGAATTCCGCGGTCTGCGCCGGGCTTTCGGCGCCACCGTCGCCCTCGACGGGCTCGACCTGACCGTCGAACCGGGTGAGCTGATCGCCCTGCTCGGTCCGTCGGGCTGCGGCAAGACCACCGCCCTGCGCGTCGTCGCGGGTTTCGAACAGCCGGACGCCGGCGAGGTGCTGGTCGACGGCGAGGACATCACCCGGGTGCCGGCCAACCGCCGGGACGCGGGCATGGTCTTCCAGTCGTACAGCCTCTTCCCCAACCTCAGCGCCCGCGACAACGTCGCTTTCGGCCTGCGGGTCCGCAAGATGCCGACCGCCGGGCGCAACGCCCGCGCCGCCGAACTCCTGGCCCTGGTCGGCCTGCCCGAACACGGCGACCGCTACCCCCACCAGATGTCCGGTGGCCAGCAGCAGCGAGTCGCCCTGGCCAGGGCGCTGGCCCTGGAGCCGCGCGTGCTGCTCCTGGACGAGCCGCTGTCCGCGCTCGACGCCAAGGTGCGGCTCAGCCTGCGGGAGGAGATCCGCCGGCTGCAGCTCTCTCTCGGGATCACCACGATCTTCGTCACGCACGACCAGGAGGAGGCCCTGTCCATGGCGGACCGGGTCGCCGTCCTCAACGCCGGGAAGCTCGAGCAGTGCGCGGCGCCCGCGGAGCTGTACGAGCGGCCCGCGACGCCGTTCGTCGCCGAGTTCGTCGGGACCATGAACCGGCTGCCGGGCCGGATGGCGGACGACGGCCTGGTCGAAGTGGCGGGCAGCAGGCTGCCCGTGGACGGCGAAGCGCCACAGGCATCCGAGGTCGAGGTGCTCGTACGCCCCGAGAACGTCACCGTGACCGCCGATCCGGACGGCGGGGCCACGGTCGTCTCCGCGTCCTTCCTCGGCTCGGTCACGCGCGTGCTGCTCGACCTGCCGGACGGCAGCTCGGTCAAGGCCGACCTGGCGTCGCGGGACGCGGGCGCGCTGGTGCCCGGCGGCCGGGCGGCGGTCGGACTGGCACAGCGGCCCGTCCTCGTCGTACCGGCGCGGTGA
- a CDS encoding HAD family hydrolase, protein MDGTLVDTEVLWWETAEEVAASLGHRLSDADAPEVVGRAVEDTAAHLIRITEVALSATPTVSAVAQALTDGFFQRVEAGAPVRPGVRRLLAELEYRQVPFALVSASPRIVVDSVVGGALADVPFSFTLSADDTVRTKPHPDPYRAAADRFGALPRACVAVEDSPDGSDSAEAAGCAVLVVPSLLPVPASAGRVFARSLEDVDLDVLSRCVSSCYAGPDDGTG, encoded by the coding sequence ATGGACGGCACCCTCGTCGACACCGAGGTGCTGTGGTGGGAGACGGCCGAGGAGGTCGCCGCCTCGCTCGGCCACCGGCTCTCCGACGCGGACGCACCGGAGGTGGTGGGCCGGGCCGTCGAGGACACCGCCGCTCATCTGATACGGATCACGGAGGTGGCCCTCAGTGCCACCCCCACTGTGTCGGCGGTGGCGCAGGCGCTGACCGACGGGTTCTTCCAGCGGGTGGAGGCGGGCGCCCCGGTGCGTCCCGGCGTACGGCGGCTGCTGGCCGAACTGGAGTACCGGCAGGTTCCGTTCGCCCTGGTGAGTGCCTCACCGCGCATCGTCGTCGATTCGGTGGTCGGTGGAGCGCTGGCCGATGTGCCGTTCTCCTTCACGCTGTCGGCCGACGACACGGTGCGGACGAAGCCGCATCCGGATCCCTACCGGGCGGCCGCGGACCGGTTCGGGGCCCTGCCCAGGGCATGTGTGGCGGTGGAGGACTCGCCGGACGGCAGCGACTCCGCGGAGGCCGCGGGGTGTGCGGTGCTGGTGGTGCCGTCGTTGCTGCCGGTGCCCGCGTCCGCCGGCCGGGTCTTCGCCCGGAGCCTGGAGGACGTGGATCTCGATGTCCTCAGCCGCTGTGTTTCGTCGTGTTACGCGGGTCCGGATGATGGGACCGGATGA
- a CDS encoding ABC transporter permease encodes MPVPSPSRTGPAGGTRRRRRGPRTWIAALPLLVFTGLCFGLPVAALLYGAVTGADPATGSTRLTGEHLRRSLQGPYLGSLIGSVQLSALTAVIGSVAGVLIAQAIVTSRRTWLRSATLTASGVLANFGGVPLAFAFIATAGISGVVTRLADLDSLGWNLYSFTGLAVVYLYFLTPLMVLVIIPALDGLRPQWREAAQNSGATGRQFWRLVGLPVLAPSLLGGFVLLFGSAFAAHATAAALVGGSVPLVTLKIADALSGNVLVGQENVALALSLDMIVIAGLVMAVYLPLQRRSARWLR; translated from the coding sequence ATGCCCGTACCCTCCCCGTCCCGCACCGGGCCCGCCGGCGGAACCCGCCGCCGGCGGCGCGGCCCCCGCACCTGGATCGCCGCGCTCCCGCTGCTCGTCTTCACGGGCCTGTGCTTCGGCCTTCCCGTCGCCGCGCTGCTGTACGGAGCCGTCACGGGCGCCGACCCGGCGACCGGCTCCACCCGGCTGACCGGTGAGCATCTGCGGCGCTCGCTGCAGGGGCCCTATCTCGGCTCCCTCATCGGCAGCGTCCAGCTCTCCGCGCTCACCGCGGTGATCGGGTCGGTCGCCGGTGTGCTGATCGCGCAGGCCATCGTGACCTCCCGGCGTACGTGGCTGCGCAGCGCAACCCTCACGGCCTCCGGCGTCCTCGCCAACTTCGGCGGTGTGCCGCTCGCGTTCGCGTTCATCGCGACCGCAGGCATCTCCGGTGTGGTCACCCGGCTCGCGGACCTCGACAGTCTCGGCTGGAACCTCTACTCCTTCACGGGGCTCGCCGTGGTCTATCTCTACTTCCTGACCCCGCTCATGGTGCTCGTGATCATCCCGGCGCTGGACGGACTGCGTCCCCAGTGGCGGGAGGCCGCGCAGAACAGCGGGGCGACCGGACGGCAGTTCTGGCGGCTGGTCGGGCTGCCGGTCCTCGCGCCGTCCCTGCTGGGCGGCTTCGTCCTGCTCTTCGGCAGCGCGTTCGCCGCGCATGCCACTGCCGCGGCTCTGGTCGGCGGTTCCGTACCGCTGGTCACCTTGAAGATCGCGGACGCGCTGTCCGGCAATGTGCTGGTCGGCCAGGAGAATGTGGCGCTCGCCCTGAGCCTCGACATGATCGTGATCGCCGGCCTGGTCATGGCGGTCTATCTGCCCCTCCAGCGACGGAGCGCCCGATGGCTGCGATGA